A single region of the Drosophila takahashii strain IR98-3 E-12201 chromosome 2R, DtakHiC1v2, whole genome shotgun sequence genome encodes:
- the LOC138912191 gene encoding uncharacterized protein, which produces MHIGNAILILVRVGGRLDNSDLPYSAKHPAILPKQHRFTRLYVEFLHRSNLHAGPKVLLSLLRENVWVINGRALVRQVVRECTHCFHYKPRLMSQIMGNLPPDRLVGERAFLVSGVDFCGPFLTSYKIRSKSPYKTYASIFVCFATKATHIELVSELTTNAFLSCIRRFIARRGLPQRIYCDNAKNFVGAANKMKEFQTALLEPESISLLESYSARKGFSFCFIPPRAPHFGGLWEAAVKSAKTLLLKNIAEANFTYEELLTVLAEVKAILNSRPIAPVSDDPNDGAALSPAHFLIGSALLSAPDESLYNPTEEDDDSKLRYLTRWQRVTFINQHFWRRWRRDYIHSLQVRGKWTKPQANIQVGQLVIVHEDNFPPRCWSLARVTGVTYGRDHRVRVVDLHTAKGPLRRAIHKLAPLPFDCN; this is translated from the coding sequence ATGCATATCGGCAATGCAATCCTGATCCTGGTGAGAGTAGGGGGAAGACTGGATAATTCCGATCTGCCATACAGCGCTAAGCATCCAGCCATTTTGCCAAAACAGCATCGCTTTACACGGCTATACGTCGAGTTCCTTCACCGTTCCAACCTACATGCAGGACCGAAAGTCTTGCTTTCCTTACTTCGCGAAAACGTTTGGGTCATCAACGGCAGAGCGTTAGTGCGTCAAGTGGTACGGGAATGCACTCACTGCTTCCACTACAAGCCTCGCCTTATGTCCCAGATCATGGGAAATCTCCCTCCAGATCGACTTGTCGGCGAACGAGCGTTCCTGGTGTCAGGCGTCGATTTTTGCGGTCCCTTCCTGACCTCATACAAAATTCGAAGCAAGTCCCCGTACAAAACTTACGCTTCAATATTTGTGTGCTTTGCAACGAAGGCTACCCACATCGAACTAGTTTCCGAGCTTACAACTAATGCTTTCTTATCCTGCATTCGAAGGTTTATTGCCCGGCGTGGGTTACCGCAACGCATCTACTGCGATAACGCAAAAAACTTCGTGGGAGCTGCCAACAAAATGAAGGAGTTCCAAACTGCATTACTGGAGCCTGAATCCATCAGTCTTCTAGAGTCATACAGCGCTCGCAAGGGATTCTCATTCTGTTTCATCCCTCCCAGAGCCCCACATTTCGGCGGCCTCTGGGAGGCGGCTGTCAAATCAGCTAAAACGCTCCTGCTGAAAAACATCGCAGAAGCAAACTTTACATACGAAGAGCTCCTGACCGTCCTCGCAGAAGTCAAAGCCATATTGAATTCACGCCCCATTGCGCCAGTATCGGACGACCCAAATGATGGAGCTGCATTGTCGCCGGCCCATTTCCTAATTGGGTCAGCTTTATTGTCTGCACCAGATGAATCTCTCTATAACCCAACAGAGGAGGACGACGACTCCAAGTTGCGCTATCTAACCAGATGGCAACGCGTGACATTCATCAATCAACACTTTTGGCGCAGGTGGCGAAGGGACTACATCCATTCTCTTCAAGTTCGCGGCAAGTGGACCAAGCCGCAAGCCAACATCCAGGTCGGTCAACTCGTCATCGTGCACGAGGACAACTTTCCTCCTCGATGCTGGAGCCTAGCAAGAGTCACTGGAGTTACTTACGGACGAGACCACCGAGTACGAGTCGTGGATCTGCATACCGCTAAAGGCCCCCTGCGTAGGGCAATTCATAAATTAGCTCCTCTTCCTTTTGATTGTAATTGA